From the bacterium genome, one window contains:
- a CDS encoding ABC transporter permease produces MLNFKELWEYRELLGVLVRRDIKVRYQQSVLGVAWVILRPLVSMAIFTLVFGMFARIPSDGYPYALFVFAGLLPWIYFSTAVLSSGGSLVASAGLVSKVYFPRLIIPMASVAGGLPDLFVSMAFLLLAMPFFGSGWTANLLAVPVLVPGIVVTALGVGTLISALTVAYRDFGSIAGYALQVWMYATPVIYPVSMVPEKWRWILQINPMAAQVDGFRSAFLGKPFDIEAIAVSLTISAALFVVGVAYFEKVERRFADII; encoded by the coding sequence ATGCTCAATTTCAAGGAACTCTGGGAGTACCGGGAACTTTTAGGCGTTCTCGTCCGGCGGGATATCAAGGTGCGATACCAGCAAAGCGTTCTCGGCGTCGCCTGGGTCATCCTTCGCCCGCTGGTGAGCATGGCGATTTTCACCCTGGTATTCGGGATGTTCGCCCGGATCCCGTCGGACGGTTACCCATATGCGCTCTTCGTCTTTGCCGGACTCCTTCCCTGGATCTACTTCTCGACCGCGGTCCTCTCTTCCGGCGGGTCGCTCGTTGCCTCCGCGGGGCTTGTCAGCAAGGTCTACTTTCCCCGCCTCATCATCCCCATGGCGTCGGTGGCGGGGGGCCTCCCCGATCTCTTCGTCTCGATGGCGTTCCTCCTTCTCGCGATGCCGTTCTTCGGATCCGGTTGGACCGCGAACCTGCTTGCGGTCCCGGTCCTCGTTCCGGGGATCGTCGTGACCGCTCTCGGCGTCGGCACCCTCATCTCCGCCCTCACCGTCGCCTACCGGGACTTCGGCAGCATCGCCGGCTATGCCCTCCAGGTCTGGATGTACGCGACCCCGGTCATCTATCCTGTCAGCATGGTTCCGGAAAAATGGCGGTGGATTCTGCAGATCAATCCCATGGCCGCCCAAGTCGATGGTTTCCGATCCGCCTTCCTCGGGAAGCCGTTCGATATCGAGGCGATCGCCGTCTCCCTCACGATCTCCGCGGCATTGTTTGTCGTCGGGGTGGCGTATTTCGAGAAGGTCGAGCGTCGATTCGCAGATATTATCTGA
- a CDS encoding DegT/DnrJ/EryC1/StrS family aminotransferase, with translation MTIRSDYLPFGKPNFSDGEIAAVSRVLRSGWVGMGPETIAFEKELASFLGAPYVVAVNSCTSALFLSLLVHGVGQGDEVICPSLTWCSTANVALFLGATPVFCDVDPDTLCVTPEAVSEKLSPRTRAVMVVHFGGLPAPVREIRAVLPDGVAVIEDAAHALGSRFADGTPVGGSGNLTCFSFYANKNLSTGEGGAVALFDEALYGRIRSLRLHAMPVDAWKRFSSPKVLLKTDLSELGYKMNYTDLQASLGRVQLARQPELSVIRLGIARQYADFLSSLKPPVRLQEGILAPGHSRHLFVVQFPTEELGISRDDLVVLLRARNVGASIHYAPLHRMPLYAGSGPARPLPVTDAVCERILTLPFGAGMDRKDADYVITQLREVLPR, from the coding sequence ATGACGATCCGGTCGGACTACCTGCCTTTCGGCAAGCCGAATTTCTCCGACGGCGAGATCGCGGCGGTATCCCGCGTCTTGCGGTCCGGTTGGGTAGGGATGGGCCCCGAAACGATCGCTTTCGAGAAGGAGCTCGCCTCTTTCCTCGGTGCGCCATATGTGGTGGCTGTCAACTCATGCACCTCCGCCTTGTTCCTCTCCCTTCTCGTGCACGGCGTCGGGCAAGGGGACGAGGTGATCTGCCCGAGCCTGACCTGGTGCAGCACCGCGAACGTCGCTCTCTTCCTGGGCGCGACCCCGGTCTTCTGCGACGTCGATCCCGACACGCTCTGCGTTACCCCGGAGGCGGTGTCTGAAAAACTTTCTCCCCGGACCCGGGCCGTGATGGTCGTCCACTTCGGCGGACTTCCCGCACCGGTGCGTGAGATCCGGGCGGTCCTGCCGGACGGTGTTGCCGTCATCGAGGATGCGGCCCATGCGCTTGGCTCGCGATTTGCCGACGGGACGCCGGTGGGAGGGTCCGGAAACCTGACCTGTTTCAGCTTCTACGCCAACAAGAACCTCTCCACCGGGGAGGGCGGGGCGGTGGCCCTCTTCGATGAGGCCCTTTACGGCCGCATCCGCTCTCTCCGGCTGCACGCGATGCCGGTGGATGCGTGGAAACGGTTCAGCAGCCCAAAGGTGCTCCTGAAGACAGATCTCTCGGAACTCGGCTACAAGATGAACTACACGGACCTGCAGGCCAGTCTTGGTCGGGTGCAACTGGCCCGCCAGCCGGAGCTCTCGGTCATCCGGCTCGGAATCGCCCGGCAATACGCCGACTTCCTCTCATCCTTGAAGCCGCCGGTTCGTCTCCAGGAGGGCATTCTCGCCCCCGGCCACTCGCGCCACCTCTTTGTCGTCCAGTTCCCCACGGAGGAACTGGGGATCTCCCGGGACGACCTGGTCGTTCTCCTGCGTGCCCGCAACGTGGGAGCAAGCATCCATTACGCCCCCCTTCACCGGATGCCGCTCTACGCGGGAAGCGGACCCGCTCGTCCGCTCCCGGTCACGGACGCGGTCTGCGAACGGATCCTGACACTCCCCTTCGGTGCCGGAATGGACCGAAAGGACGCCGATTACGTGATTACTCAACTGCGGGAGGTCCTGCCCCGGTGA
- a CDS encoding ABC transporter ATP-binding protein: MPAIRVRNLSKEYVIGGRPTPQETFREMLAEAIMSPYRRYRRLTGDVSKEERFFALKDVSFEVNPGEVVGIIGENGAGKSTLLKILSRITEPTAGRIELAGRTSSLLEVGTGFHSELTGRENIFLNGALLGMRKEEIRKKFDEIVAFSEVEKFIDTPVKHYSSGMYVRLAFAVAAHLEPEILIVDEVLAVGDARFQRKCLGRMDEIGKEGRTILVVSHNMQVIQSLCTRAILLRGGKIEFDGGVFSAVAEYSKSYSEIVVERSWSETGESPGNEAVRLRGVRVVPEIGWEGERLTVKVPFRMEFTYRLLIPGTFFFVGLYFRSIDGEIIFRSASVPVEEARQGVYRSTCHVPGDLINNGKYSVDLYFVRDGSTVLYKAESSLVFEIHDTEREPGSFLGELPGVVRPKLQWEMESAL; the protein is encoded by the coding sequence ATGCCCGCGATCAGAGTCCGAAATCTTTCGAAGGAATACGTCATCGGCGGACGGCCGACGCCGCAGGAAACGTTCCGGGAGATGCTCGCCGAGGCCATCATGTCCCCGTACCGGAGGTATCGGCGCCTTACGGGGGATGTGTCGAAGGAGGAACGTTTTTTCGCCCTCAAGGATGTGAGCTTCGAGGTGAACCCCGGCGAGGTGGTGGGCATCATCGGGGAAAACGGTGCCGGAAAATCGACTCTCCTCAAGATTCTCTCCAGGATCACCGAGCCGACGGCGGGACGCATCGAGCTCGCCGGCCGGACCAGCAGCCTGCTCGAGGTGGGGACCGGTTTTCACTCGGAGCTCACCGGGAGGGAGAACATCTTCCTCAACGGCGCCCTGCTCGGAATGCGGAAGGAGGAGATCCGGAAAAAGTTCGACGAGATCGTGGCGTTCTCCGAGGTGGAAAAATTCATCGACACGCCCGTGAAGCATTACTCGTCGGGAATGTACGTGCGGCTGGCCTTCGCCGTGGCGGCCCACCTGGAGCCGGAGATCCTGATCGTGGACGAAGTGCTTGCCGTTGGGGATGCCCGGTTTCAAAGAAAATGTCTCGGCAGGATGGATGAAATCGGGAAGGAGGGCCGGACGATCCTGGTCGTCAGCCATAATATGCAGGTCATCCAGTCGCTCTGCACCCGGGCGATCTTGTTGCGCGGCGGAAAGATCGAATTCGACGGCGGGGTGTTTTCCGCCGTGGCGGAATATTCAAAGAGTTATTCGGAGATTGTCGTAGAGCGATCCTGGAGCGAAACGGGGGAGTCGCCGGGCAATGAAGCGGTTCGCTTGCGGGGTGTCCGGGTTGTTCCGGAAATCGGATGGGAAGGGGAACGGTTGACCGTGAAAGTGCCCTTCCGGATGGAGTTCACCTACCGCCTGCTGATTCCCGGGACTTTCTTTTTCGTAGGATTGTACTTCCGGTCGATCGACGGTGAAATCATCTTCCGATCGGCGTCAGTTCCCGTGGAGGAGGCCCGGCAAGGAGTGTACAGGAGCACATGCCACGTCCCCGGCGACCTGATCAACAACGGGAAGTACTCGGTGGACCTCTACTTCGTCCGGGATGGGAGTACCGTCCTGTACAAGGCCGAGAGTTCTCTCGTCTTCGAAATCCACGACACCGAACGGGAGCCGGGAAGCTTCCTCGGGGAGTTGCCGGGTGTGGTGCGGCCGAAGCTCCAGTGGGAGATGGAGTCAGCCCTATGA
- a CDS encoding class I SAM-dependent methyltransferase: protein MTEKFTLEEIRDFWTMSADEHGESPKASWSDIRVIEMEIAEIGKRLSDGDRVLDAGCANGFSTVQFAAIKDVSIVGFDYIPAMIENARRQLAAVRDRLRGRVEFSVGNLLTSEMPAGPFDKVVATRVIINLGNWETQLRGLRACAKVLKPGGCLLLSEASLQGWRNLNAFRREWGLPDIPMPAFNNYLDEERLVRDLAPEMEIRETSSFSSTYYVGTRVLKPLLARATGANVNAADPLMEWNRWFASLPPAGDYGTQKLFVFRKRL from the coding sequence GTGACGGAGAAATTCACTCTCGAGGAAATCCGCGATTTCTGGACCATGAGCGCGGATGAACATGGAGAGTCCCCGAAGGCGTCGTGGTCGGACATCCGGGTCATCGAAATGGAGATTGCGGAGATCGGCAAAAGGCTTTCGGACGGCGACCGGGTCCTCGACGCCGGGTGCGCCAACGGATTCTCCACGGTCCAGTTCGCCGCGATCAAGGATGTGTCGATCGTCGGGTTCGACTACATTCCGGCGATGATCGAAAACGCACGCCGCCAGCTCGCTGCGGTCCGCGACCGCCTCCGGGGGCGGGTCGAGTTTTCCGTCGGGAACCTCCTGACTTCGGAGATGCCCGCCGGGCCGTTTGACAAGGTCGTCGCCACGCGGGTGATCATCAACCTGGGCAATTGGGAAACCCAGTTGAGGGGGCTGCGGGCGTGCGCGAAGGTCCTGAAACCCGGGGGATGCCTTCTCCTCTCCGAGGCATCGCTGCAGGGGTGGCGCAATCTCAACGCCTTCCGCCGTGAGTGGGGGCTCCCCGACATTCCGATGCCGGCCTTCAACAACTATCTGGACGAGGAGCGGCTTGTCCGCGACCTCGCCCCGGAGATGGAGATCCGGGAAACAAGCAGTTTCTCGAGTACCTACTACGTGGGTACGCGCGTGCTCAAGCCGCTGCTCGCCCGGGCGACAGGGGCGAACGTGAACGCGGCCGACCCGCTGATGGAGTGGAACCGGTGGTTCGCCTCGCTGCCGCCGGCGGGCGACTACGGGACGCAAAAGCTCTTCGTATTCCGCAAGAGACTCTGA